Proteins from one Streptomyces genisteinicus genomic window:
- a CDS encoding sugar phosphate isomerase/epimerase family protein — MAEPVVRIPDAKVVLSTASVYPESTATAFEVAARLGYDGVEVMVWTDPVSQDIEALRRLSDYHQVPIHAVHAPCLLITQRVWSTDPWVKLQRAQAAAEKLGASTVVVHPPFRWQRSYSRDFVRGIWRMADETDVRFAVENMYPWRYRDREMLAYAPDWDVTKDDYRHFTVDLSHTATSRTDTMAMVDRMGDRLAHVHLADGRGSAKDEHLVPGRGDQPCAELLERLARTGFDGHVVIEVNTRRAMSAAEREADLAEALAFTRLHLASASRIS, encoded by the coding sequence GTGGCAGAACCAGTGGTGCGCATCCCGGACGCGAAGGTCGTCCTGTCGACGGCCTCCGTCTACCCGGAGTCCACGGCGACGGCCTTCGAGGTCGCCGCGCGCCTCGGCTACGACGGCGTCGAGGTCATGGTCTGGACGGATCCGGTCAGCCAGGACATCGAGGCGCTGCGCCGGCTCTCCGACTACCACCAGGTCCCCATCCACGCCGTCCACGCGCCCTGCCTGCTGATCACCCAGCGCGTCTGGTCCACCGACCCGTGGGTCAAGCTCCAGCGCGCGCAGGCCGCGGCCGAGAAGCTCGGCGCCTCGACGGTCGTCGTGCACCCCCCGTTCCGGTGGCAGCGGAGCTACAGCCGGGACTTCGTGCGGGGAATCTGGCGGATGGCGGACGAGACGGACGTCCGCTTCGCCGTGGAGAACATGTACCCGTGGCGCTACCGGGACCGCGAGATGCTCGCCTACGCCCCCGACTGGGACGTCACCAAGGACGACTACCGCCACTTCACGGTCGACCTCTCGCACACCGCGACCTCCCGGACCGACACGATGGCCATGGTCGACCGCATGGGCGACCGGCTCGCCCACGTCCACCTCGCCGACGGCAGGGGCTCGGCCAAGGACGAGCACCTGGTCCCGGGCCGGGGCGACCAGCCGTGCGCGGAGCTGCTGGAACGGCTGGCGCGCACGGGATTCGACGGCCACGTCGTCATCGAGGTCAACACCCGGCGCGCGATGTCGGCGGCCGAACGCGAGGCCGACCTCGCCGAGGCGCTGGCCTTCACCCGGCTGCACCTCGCCTCCGCCTCCCGCATCTCATGA
- the ilvD gene encoding dihydroxy-acid dehydratase: protein MPELRSRTVTHGRNMAGARALMRASGVPGADIGRKPMIAVANSFTEFVPGHTHLQPVGRIVSEAITAAGGIAREFNTIAVDDGIAMGHGGMLYSLPSRDLIADSVEYMVEAHCADALICISNCDKITPGMLMAALRLNIPTVFVSGGPMESGRATLVDGTVRTLDLVDAISEAVNDKVSDEDILRIEENACPTCGSCSGMFTANSMNCLTEAIGLSLPGNGSVLATHTARRALYENAARTVVDITRRYYDEDDASVLPRNIATRAAFENAMALDIAMGGSTNTILHLLAAAQEAELDYGLGDMDEVSRRVPCLAKVAPNVAPRGTYYMEDVHRAGGIPAILGELYRAGLLNEDVHAVHSRSVKEWLGAWDVRGGSASEEAVELFHAAPGCVRSAEAFSQSERWEDLDLDAAAGCIRDAAHAYSKDGGLAVLRGNLAVDGCVVKTAGVDESIWTFEGPAVVCESQEEAVEKILNKQITHGDVVVIRYEGPKGGPGMQEMLYPTSFLKGRGLGKTCALVTDGRFSGGTSGLSIGHASPEAASGGTIALVEDGDRIRIDIPARSIELLVDDATLASRREALDGAYAPRNRERKVSAALRAYAAMATSADKGAVRDVSRLG, encoded by the coding sequence ATGCCCGAGCTGAGGTCCCGCACTGTCACCCACGGCCGCAACATGGCGGGCGCACGCGCCCTGATGCGGGCCTCCGGTGTACCGGGCGCCGACATCGGGCGGAAGCCGATGATCGCGGTGGCCAACTCCTTCACCGAGTTCGTCCCCGGCCACACCCATCTCCAGCCGGTGGGCCGCATCGTCTCCGAGGCCATCACCGCCGCGGGCGGCATCGCCCGCGAGTTCAACACGATCGCCGTCGACGACGGCATCGCCATGGGTCACGGCGGCATGCTCTACAGCCTGCCCTCGCGCGACCTCATCGCGGACAGCGTGGAGTACATGGTCGAGGCGCACTGCGCCGACGCCCTGATCTGCATCTCCAACTGCGACAAGATCACCCCCGGCATGCTGATGGCGGCCCTGCGCCTGAACATCCCGACGGTCTTCGTCTCCGGCGGCCCCATGGAGTCCGGCCGGGCCACCCTCGTCGACGGCACCGTGCGCACCCTCGACCTGGTCGACGCGATCTCCGAGGCCGTCAACGACAAGGTCTCCGACGAGGACATCCTCCGCATCGAGGAGAACGCCTGCCCGACCTGCGGGTCGTGTTCCGGCATGTTCACCGCCAACTCGATGAACTGCCTCACCGAGGCCATCGGCCTCTCCCTGCCGGGCAACGGCTCCGTCCTCGCCACCCACACCGCCCGCCGCGCGCTCTACGAGAACGCCGCCCGCACGGTCGTCGACATCACCCGCCGGTACTACGACGAGGACGACGCCTCCGTCCTGCCGCGCAACATCGCCACCCGCGCCGCGTTCGAGAACGCGATGGCCCTCGACATCGCGATGGGCGGCTCCACCAACACGATCCTGCACCTGCTCGCCGCCGCCCAGGAGGCCGAACTCGACTACGGGCTGGGCGACATGGACGAGGTCTCGCGCCGCGTGCCCTGCCTGGCCAAGGTCGCCCCCAACGTCGCCCCGCGCGGCACCTACTACATGGAGGACGTCCACCGGGCCGGCGGCATCCCCGCGATCCTGGGCGAGCTGTACCGCGCCGGTCTGCTCAACGAGGACGTCCACGCCGTCCACTCCCGCTCCGTCAAGGAGTGGCTGGGCGCCTGGGACGTCCGCGGCGGCTCGGCCTCCGAGGAGGCCGTCGAGCTGTTCCACGCGGCCCCCGGCTGCGTCCGCTCCGCCGAGGCCTTCTCCCAGTCCGAGCGCTGGGAGGACCTCGACCTGGACGCGGCCGCCGGCTGCATCCGCGACGCGGCCCACGCCTACTCCAAGGACGGCGGACTCGCGGTGCTCCGCGGCAACCTCGCCGTCGACGGCTGCGTGGTGAAGACGGCCGGCGTCGACGAGTCCATCTGGACCTTCGAGGGCCCGGCGGTGGTCTGCGAGTCGCAGGAGGAGGCCGTGGAGAAGATCCTCAACAAGCAGATCACCCACGGCGACGTCGTCGTCATCCGCTACGAGGGCCCCAAGGGCGGCCCCGGTATGCAGGAGATGCTCTACCCGACCTCCTTCCTCAAGGGCCGCGGCCTCGGCAAGACCTGCGCGCTGGTGACCGACGGCCGCTTCTCCGGCGGCACCTCGGGCCTGTCCATCGGCCACGCCTCCCCGGAGGCGGCGTCCGGCGGCACCATCGCGCTGGTCGAGGACGGCGACCGGATCCGCATCGACATCCCGGCCCGCTCCATCGAACTCCTCGTCGACGACGCCACCCTGGCGTCCCGGCGCGAGGCGCTCGACGGCGCGTACGCCCCGAGGAACCGCGAACGCAAGGTCTCCGCGGCGCTGCGCGCGTACGCGGCGATGGCGACGAGCGCCGACAAGGGCGCCGTGCGCGACGTCTCCCGCCTGGGCTGA
- a CDS encoding protein kinase domain-containing protein, with protein MPPLQSAGPFPEAEHPEYAGQYHLEECLGTGGMGVVHLATSGSGLRLAVKVIHGEHASDPEFRARFRQEVAAARRVSGAFTAPVVDADPDAGRPWMATLFIDGPTLAERVKRNGPLGPQELQRVGAGLAEALRDIHRAGVVHRDLKPSNVLLAPDGPKVIDFGISRPADSDLRTETGKLIGTPPFMAPEQFQRPREVGPEADVFALGAVLVHAATGRGPFDSDSPYIVAYQVVHNEPDLAGVPQELVPLLRRCLAKEPGDRPTPYELMVALRASSPSAACDTQAHIPAQRPPSERAAASPAPGADANAAPDAEAGGSAGAGDGGPGGTAGGAVRRPRRPVVLWAALAAVVATVAGAGVVLAGSGDGSPARRTPSAAPAPFRPWSTTLGAAGAEGRAPVCATAGAALWCTGSGVGVAGLDPAHGTVLWTAGAKAPAADGGTGAMGGPNDEGAAPVAAGGVLLVLPPGGTRYRALDPSSGAVRWERDVAAYAAVRTAGDLVLLTTGEGSVLAVDAATGADRWRGRHGGAGTEWTGTPDGTGPVFATTPSADGGSTRVAAVSPADGRVLWTERLKGSLTPVAAGDGTLHLLEVDTEGFTVAVVRLDTAAPGRSTRRVALTAPLDQAQAAVAGDLVYVVGAGGSLLRVDTAKGAGREVWRLETAVAHLSRPAPRGGHLYLSAGDGRLLAVETGEGRLVGQTKPRMGGGRHASVLPAPATAPGRVYATAPDGSVFAVDARDPARW; from the coding sequence ATGCCACCGCTGCAAAGCGCCGGGCCGTTCCCGGAAGCGGAACATCCGGAATACGCCGGTCAGTACCACCTCGAGGAGTGCCTCGGGACGGGCGGCATGGGCGTCGTCCATCTCGCCACGTCCGGGTCGGGGCTGCGGCTGGCGGTCAAGGTCATCCACGGCGAGCACGCGTCGGACCCGGAGTTCAGGGCGCGTTTCCGCCAGGAGGTGGCGGCCGCGCGGCGGGTCAGCGGGGCGTTCACGGCGCCGGTCGTCGACGCGGACCCCGATGCCGGGCGGCCGTGGATGGCCACCCTGTTCATCGACGGCCCCACCCTCGCGGAACGGGTGAAGCGGAACGGGCCTCTCGGTCCGCAGGAGTTGCAGCGCGTCGGCGCGGGGCTGGCCGAGGCGCTGCGGGACATCCACCGCGCCGGAGTGGTGCACCGCGATCTCAAACCCAGCAACGTGCTCCTCGCCCCGGACGGGCCGAAAGTCATCGACTTCGGCATCTCCCGTCCCGCGGACAGCGATCTGCGCACGGAGACCGGGAAACTGATCGGCACACCGCCGTTCATGGCGCCGGAGCAGTTCCAGCGGCCCCGGGAGGTGGGGCCCGAGGCGGACGTGTTCGCGCTCGGCGCCGTACTGGTCCACGCGGCCACCGGCCGGGGCCCGTTCGACTCCGACAGTCCCTACATCGTCGCGTACCAGGTGGTGCACAACGAGCCCGATCTGGCCGGGGTCCCGCAGGAGCTGGTGCCGCTGCTGCGGCGCTGCCTGGCGAAGGAGCCCGGGGACCGTCCGACGCCGTACGAGCTGATGGTGGCGCTGCGCGCGTCGTCGCCGTCGGCCGCGTGCGACACCCAGGCCCACATACCGGCCCAGCGCCCTCCGTCGGAGCGCGCCGCCGCGAGCCCGGCTCCGGGCGCGGACGCGAACGCGGCTCCGGACGCGGAGGCCGGCGGGTCGGCGGGGGCCGGGGACGGCGGTCCGGGCGGGACGGCGGGAGGAGCGGTGCGGCGGCCGCGCCGCCCGGTGGTCCTGTGGGCGGCGCTCGCCGCGGTGGTCGCGACGGTCGCGGGCGCGGGCGTCGTCCTCGCCGGCAGCGGCGACGGGAGCCCGGCGCGACGGACCCCGTCCGCGGCGCCGGCGCCCTTCCGGCCCTGGAGCACGACGCTCGGCGCAGCCGGCGCGGAGGGCCGGGCGCCCGTCTGCGCGACCGCGGGCGCCGCGCTCTGGTGCACCGGCTCCGGTGTCGGGGTCGCCGGACTGGACCCGGCGCACGGGACGGTGCTCTGGACCGCCGGCGCGAAGGCGCCGGCGGCGGACGGCGGGACCGGGGCGATGGGCGGACCGAACGACGAGGGTGCGGCGCCGGTGGCCGCAGGCGGGGTGCTGCTGGTGCTCCCGCCCGGCGGCACCCGCTACCGCGCGCTCGACCCCTCGTCCGGCGCGGTGCGCTGGGAACGTGACGTGGCGGCGTACGCGGCCGTCCGGACCGCCGGTGACCTGGTGCTGCTGACCACCGGGGAGGGTTCCGTGCTGGCGGTCGACGCCGCGACGGGCGCCGACCGCTGGCGCGGGCGGCACGGCGGGGCGGGGACCGAGTGGACGGGGACGCCGGACGGGACCGGCCCGGTGTTCGCCACCACGCCCTCCGCCGACGGCGGGTCCACCCGGGTCGCCGCCGTCTCCCCCGCGGACGGCCGGGTGCTGTGGACCGAGCGGCTGAAGGGCTCGCTGACCCCGGTGGCCGCGGGCGACGGGACCCTCCACCTGCTGGAGGTGGACACCGAGGGCTTCACCGTCGCCGTCGTCCGGCTGGACACGGCGGCGCCCGGCCGCTCCACGCGCAGGGTCGCGCTGACCGCCCCGCTCGACCAGGCGCAGGCGGCGGTCGCCGGGGACCTGGTCTACGTGGTCGGGGCGGGCGGCTCGCTCCTCCGCGTCGACACCGCGAAGGGTGCGGGACGGGAGGTGTGGCGGCTGGAGACTGCGGTGGCGCACCTGTCGCGGCCGGCCCCGCGCGGCGGACACCTGTACCTCTCCGCGGGGGACGGGCGGCTGCTGGCCGTGGAGACCGGAGAGGGCCGGCTGGTCGGGCAGACGAAGCCCCGGATGGGCGGCGGGCGGCACGCCTCCGTGCTCCCGGCCCCGGCCACCGCTCCCGGACGGGTCTACGCGACCGCACCGGACGGATCGGTCTTCGCCGTGGACGCGCGCGACCCCGCTCGCTGGTGA
- a CDS encoding peptidase, producing the protein MAAEEVRIEGAAVEETAGYTAKRYPVAPGVRLNVRSGPGTNYRLIKVLPYGASVPINCQMPGETVSGPYGTSDIWDNIANGQFVSDAYVRTGSDGYVAIRCG; encoded by the coding sequence GTGGCCGCAGAAGAGGTGCGGATCGAAGGTGCGGCGGTCGAGGAGACCGCCGGCTACACGGCGAAGCGTTACCCGGTGGCCCCGGGGGTCCGGCTCAACGTCCGGTCCGGTCCGGGGACCAACTACCGGCTGATCAAGGTGCTTCCGTACGGGGCGAGCGTCCCGATCAACTGCCAGATGCCGGGGGAGACGGTCAGCGGGCCGTACGGCACGAGCGACATCTGGGACAACATCGCCAACGGGCAGTTCGTGTCGGACGCGTACGTCCGTACGGGCAGTGACGGGTACGTCGCCATCCGCTGCGGCTGA
- a CDS encoding class I SAM-dependent methyltransferase — MTDAPASAASAASVPGAPAPDTFVPGTPAPDATASGPHDPARRARSFDAAAAQYDTARPAYPPSLLDALEEAAGRPLRGSRTVDVGAGTGIATRLLRDRGADVVAVEPGAGMAARFRTSLPGVPLVRGVGDALPLAGASADLITYAQSFHWTDPDRSVPEALRVLRPGGALALWWNVADLDVPWIAAQQARIHRDLEGSTKGAPGEARRLPGGLRQTDRTLRWSRRVPLDLHLANLGSHSLFLLHDPRDSRAFLDRERALLLDAFPDGVVEEAYTVELTVAVRPDAP, encoded by the coding sequence ATGACCGACGCCCCCGCCTCCGCCGCCTCCGCCGCCTCCGTCCCCGGCGCTCCCGCCCCGGACACGTTCGTCCCCGGCACCCCTGCCCCGGACGCCACCGCCTCCGGCCCGCACGACCCGGCCCGTCGTGCCCGGTCCTTCGACGCCGCCGCCGCGCAGTACGACACCGCCCGCCCCGCCTACCCGCCGTCCCTCCTCGACGCGTTGGAGGAGGCGGCCGGACGTCCCCTCCGCGGCTCCCGCACCGTGGACGTCGGGGCGGGGACGGGCATCGCGACCCGGCTGCTGCGCGACCGCGGGGCCGACGTGGTCGCCGTCGAACCGGGCGCCGGGATGGCGGCCCGCTTCCGCACCTCGCTCCCCGGGGTCCCCCTCGTCCGCGGTGTCGGCGACGCGCTGCCGCTGGCCGGCGCGAGCGCCGACCTCATCACCTACGCGCAGTCCTTCCACTGGACCGACCCGGACCGGTCCGTCCCGGAGGCCCTGCGCGTCCTGCGGCCCGGCGGCGCACTCGCCCTGTGGTGGAACGTCGCCGACCTCGACGTCCCCTGGATCGCCGCACAGCAGGCGCGCATACACCGCGACCTCGAAGGAAGCACCAAGGGCGCCCCCGGAGAAGCGCGACGGCTCCCCGGCGGCCTGCGGCAGACCGACCGCACCCTCCGCTGGAGCAGGCGCGTCCCGCTCGACCTCCACCTGGCCAACCTCGGCAGCCACTCCCTCTTCCTCCTCCACGACCCACGCGACTCCCGGGCCTTCCTCGACCGCGAGCGCGCCCTGCTCCTCGACGCCTTCCCGGACGGTGTCGTCGAGGAGGCGTACACCGTCGAACTCACCGTCGCCGTGCGGCCGGACGCCCCCTGA
- a CDS encoding ABC transporter ATP-binding protein, translating into MMNYSGVAVLGRGLTVVRGDRTVLRGLDFTVHSGRITGLLGPSGCGKSTLIRSVVGTQARTTGTLEVLGRPAGHPGLRSRIGYVTQAPSVYDDLTVRQNLDYFAAVLLPGRAARDARHEAVARAVADVDLISHADVLAGRLSGGQRSRVSLAVALLGTPELLVLDEPTVGLDPVLRRDLWDLFHRLAADRGATILVSSHVMDEAERCHRLILLREGRILAEDTPGDLRTRTRSETVEEAFLHLVDEARAGSAPGGSPGPGTDDTVQETAR; encoded by the coding sequence ATGATGAATTACTCCGGCGTCGCCGTCCTCGGCCGGGGCCTGACCGTCGTCCGCGGCGACCGCACGGTGCTGCGCGGCCTCGACTTCACCGTGCACTCCGGCCGCATCACCGGCCTCCTCGGCCCTTCCGGCTGCGGGAAGTCCACCCTGATACGCTCCGTCGTCGGCACCCAGGCACGGACCACCGGCACCCTGGAGGTCCTCGGCCGCCCCGCCGGCCACCCGGGACTGCGCTCCCGGATCGGGTACGTCACCCAGGCGCCCTCCGTCTACGACGACCTCACCGTGCGCCAGAACCTCGACTACTTCGCCGCCGTGCTGCTCCCGGGCCGCGCCGCGCGCGACGCCCGTCACGAGGCCGTCGCCCGCGCCGTCGCCGACGTCGACCTCATCTCGCACGCCGACGTCCTCGCCGGGCGCCTCTCCGGTGGGCAGCGCAGCCGCGTCTCGCTCGCCGTCGCCCTCCTCGGCACACCCGAACTGCTGGTCCTCGACGAACCCACCGTCGGCCTCGACCCCGTACTCCGCCGCGACCTCTGGGACCTCTTCCACCGGCTCGCCGCGGACCGCGGGGCCACGATCCTCGTCTCCTCCCACGTCATGGACGAGGCGGAGCGCTGCCACCGGCTGATCCTGCTGCGCGAGGGCCGGATCCTTGCCGAGGACACCCCCGGCGACCTGCGGACGCGCACCCGCTCGGAGACCGTCGAGGAGGCTTTTCTCCACCTGGTCGACGAGGCCCGCGCGGGCAGCGCGCCCGGCGGGTCCCCGGGGCCCGGGACCGACGACACCGTTCAGGAGACCGCCCGATGA
- a CDS encoding ABC transporter permease, which produces MSTSRSLATAARVLRQLRHDRRSIALMVLVPCVMLFLLRYVFDGSPGTFDAIGASLLGIFPLITMFLVTSIATLRERTSGTLERLLAMPLAKGDLIAGYALAFGLVAVVQSLLATGLALWVLGLDVVGSPWLLLLVALLDALLGTALGLFVSAFAASEFQAVQFMPTVIFPQLLLCGLFTPRDTMQPVLEAVSGVLPMSYAVDAMNEVLHHTDATGTFLRDVLVVAGCAVLVLVLGAATLRRRTD; this is translated from the coding sequence ATGAGCACATCCCGCAGCCTCGCCACCGCCGCCCGCGTACTCCGCCAGCTCCGCCACGACCGGCGCTCGATCGCCCTCATGGTGCTGGTGCCGTGCGTGATGCTCTTCCTGCTCCGGTACGTCTTCGACGGCTCCCCGGGCACCTTCGACGCGATCGGCGCCTCGCTGCTCGGGATCTTCCCGCTCATCACGATGTTCCTCGTGACGTCGATCGCCACCCTGCGCGAACGCACCTCGGGCACCCTGGAACGCCTGCTCGCCATGCCGCTCGCCAAGGGCGACCTGATCGCCGGCTACGCCCTCGCCTTCGGCCTCGTCGCCGTCGTCCAGTCGCTCCTCGCCACCGGTCTCGCCCTGTGGGTGCTGGGCCTGGACGTCGTGGGCAGCCCCTGGCTGCTGCTGCTCGTCGCCCTCCTGGACGCCCTGCTCGGCACCGCACTCGGGCTGTTCGTTTCGGCGTTCGCCGCCTCCGAGTTCCAGGCCGTGCAGTTCATGCCGACCGTGATCTTCCCCCAGCTGCTGCTCTGCGGACTGTTCACCCCGCGCGACACGATGCAGCCCGTCCTCGAAGCCGTGTCCGGGGTGCTGCCGATGTCCTACGCCGTCGATGCCATGAACGAGGTGCTCCACCACACCGACGCCACCGGCACCTTCCTCCGCGACGTCCTCGTGGTCGCCGGGTGCGCCGTGCTCGTGCTCGTCCTCGGCGCGGCCACCCTGCGCCGCCGCACCGACTGA
- the proC gene encoding pyrroline-5-carboxylate reductase, whose translation MTQTVAVLGTGKIGEALLSGMIRAGWRPADLLVTTRRSERAEELRSRYGVEPVSNADAAKRADTLILAVKPQDMGRLLDELGPLLPADRLVISAAAGIPTSFIEERLAAGTPVVRVMPNTPVLVDEGMSVISAGSHATTGHVAHAEEIFGGVGKTLRVPESQQDAATALSGSGPAYFYFLVEAMTDAGILLGLPRAQAHDLIVQAAIGAAVMLRDSGEHPVKLREAVTSPAGTTISAIRELENHGVRAALIAALEAARDRSRELASGNG comes from the coding sequence ATGACCCAGACAGTCGCAGTGCTCGGTACGGGCAAGATCGGCGAAGCCCTCCTGAGCGGAATGATCCGCGCCGGCTGGCGGCCCGCCGATCTGCTGGTCACCACCCGCCGCAGCGAGCGCGCCGAGGAACTGCGCAGCCGCTACGGCGTCGAGCCGGTGAGCAACGCCGACGCCGCCAAGCGGGCCGACACCCTCATCCTGGCCGTCAAGCCGCAGGACATGGGCCGGCTCCTCGACGAACTGGGCCCCCTCCTGCCCGCCGACCGCCTCGTCATCAGCGCCGCGGCCGGCATCCCCACCTCCTTCATCGAGGAACGCCTCGCCGCCGGCACCCCCGTCGTGCGCGTCATGCCGAACACCCCGGTGCTCGTCGACGAGGGCATGTCGGTGATCTCGGCGGGCAGCCACGCGACCACCGGCCATGTCGCCCACGCCGAGGAGATCTTCGGCGGCGTCGGCAAGACGCTCCGCGTCCCCGAGTCCCAGCAGGACGCCGCCACCGCCCTGTCCGGCTCGGGTCCGGCGTACTTCTACTTCCTGGTCGAGGCCATGACCGACGCGGGCATCCTGCTCGGACTGCCCCGGGCCCAGGCGCACGACCTGATCGTGCAGGCGGCGATCGGCGCGGCCGTGATGCTCCGCGACAGCGGGGAGCACCCCGTGAAGCTCCGGGAGGCCGTCACCTCGCCGGCCGGCACCACGATCAGCGCCATCCGCGAGCTGGAGAACCACGGGGTGCGCGCGGCCCTCATCGCCGCCCTCGAAGCGGCCCGCGACCGCAGCCGCGAGCTCGCCTCCGGCAACGGCTGA
- the trpS gene encoding tryptophan--tRNA ligase — translation MTRTFSGIKPTGHLTLGNYLGAMRRWADVDQHRTDALFCVVDLHALTVEHDPARVRRLTRQSATLMLAAGLDPRLCTVFVQSHVDEHARLSYLLECTATDGELRRMIQYKEKGARAQAEGQSVRLSLLTYPVLMAADILAYAADEVPVGEDQRQHVELTRDLAVRFNQRYGHTFTVPKATHPPVAARVMDLQDPGSKMGKSHASTAGIVHLLDDADLVRKKVMRAVTDSGTDVVHDRESRPGVANLLDILAACSGGDPAELADAYTSYGALKKDTAEAVVDTLAPIRKRHAELAADQGYVDQVLREGASRARETARPLVDRAYRAVGLLPAV, via the coding sequence ATGACGAGGACCTTCAGCGGGATCAAGCCGACCGGTCATCTGACGCTCGGGAACTACCTGGGCGCGATGCGCCGGTGGGCCGACGTGGACCAGCACCGCACGGACGCGCTCTTCTGCGTGGTCGACCTGCACGCCCTCACCGTCGAGCACGATCCGGCACGGGTGCGCAGACTCACCCGGCAGTCGGCCACCCTGATGCTGGCCGCCGGGCTGGACCCGCGGCTGTGCACCGTCTTCGTGCAGAGCCATGTGGACGAGCACGCCCGGCTGTCGTACCTGCTGGAGTGCACCGCCACCGACGGCGAGCTCCGGCGCATGATCCAGTACAAGGAGAAGGGAGCGCGTGCGCAGGCCGAGGGGCAGAGCGTGCGTCTGTCCCTGCTGACCTACCCGGTGCTGATGGCGGCCGACATCCTGGCGTACGCGGCGGACGAGGTGCCGGTCGGCGAGGACCAGCGGCAGCACGTGGAGCTCACCCGCGATCTGGCCGTGCGGTTCAACCAGCGCTACGGACACACCTTCACCGTGCCCAAGGCGACCCATCCGCCCGTGGCGGCGCGTGTCATGGACCTCCAGGACCCGGGTTCCAAGATGGGGAAGTCGCACGCGTCGACGGCGGGCATCGTCCATCTGCTCGACGACGCGGACCTGGTGCGCAAGAAGGTGATGCGTGCCGTCACGGACAGCGGGACCGACGTCGTCCACGACCGGGAGAGCCGGCCCGGGGTGGCGAACCTGCTCGACATCCTCGCGGCGTGCTCGGGCGGCGATCCCGCGGAGCTCGCCGACGCCTACACGTCCTACGGCGCCCTCAAGAAGGACACGGCCGAGGCCGTGGTGGATACGCTCGCGCCGATCCGGAAGCGGCACGCGGAACTCGCCGCGGACCAGGGGTACGTCGACCAGGTGCTCCGGGAGGGCGCGTCGCGGGCCCGGGAGACGGCCCGGCCCCTCGTGGACCGGGCCTACCGGGCGGTCGGGCTGCTGCCGGCGGTCTGA
- a CDS encoding HAD family hydrolase, which yields MRYDLVIFDNDGVLVDSEPIANVVLAGYLTELGHPTTYEDSLRDYMGAAVHRVHDLVRERTGQALPGDFDATLHARTFAAFERELTVVDGVVDVLGALRDGGIPYCVASSGSHERIRFGHRRTGLDRWFDDSVVFSAEDVGRGKPDPALFLHAARTMGAEPGRCVVVEDSRLGVAAALAAGMDVYGFTAMTSAQVLAGTKGCFGDMKDLLALLV from the coding sequence ATGCGCTACGACCTCGTCATCTTCGACAACGACGGCGTGCTCGTCGACAGCGAGCCGATCGCCAATGTCGTCCTCGCCGGCTATCTCACCGAGCTCGGACACCCCACCACCTACGAGGACTCGCTGCGCGACTACATGGGCGCCGCCGTCCACCGTGTGCACGACCTGGTGCGGGAGCGCACCGGGCAGGCGCTGCCGGGGGACTTCGACGCCACACTCCACGCGCGCACCTTCGCCGCGTTCGAGCGGGAACTGACCGTCGTCGACGGCGTCGTCGACGTGCTGGGAGCGCTCCGGGACGGCGGCATCCCGTACTGCGTGGCCTCCTCCGGCAGCCACGAGCGCATCAGGTTCGGACACCGCAGGACCGGCCTGGACCGCTGGTTCGACGACTCCGTCGTGTTCAGCGCCGAGGACGTGGGGCGGGGCAAGCCCGATCCCGCCCTGTTCCTGCACGCCGCGCGGACGATGGGCGCCGAGCCCGGACGGTGCGTCGTCGTCGAGGACAGCCGGCTCGGGGTGGCCGCCGCCCTGGCCGCCGGTATGGACGTGTACGGATTCACGGCGATGACCTCCGCACAGGTCCTGGCCGGCACCAAGGGCTGCTTCGGGGACATGAAGGACCTCCTCGCACTGCTCGTGTGA